From a single Clostridia bacterium genomic region:
- a CDS encoding O-methyltransferase codes for MRNLEPAWDAVDRYIADRLIPPDPVLDAVLQANAAAGLPRIDVTPNLGKLLHLLARIQGARRILEIGTLGGYSTIWLARALPAGGRLVTLESNPKHAEVARANIERAGLADVVEVRLGPALTTLPQLAAEKAGPFDMIFIDADKPNYPEYLAWSLKLSRPGSLIVADNVVRGGAVLDDAAADPNVQGARRFHDMLAAEPRVSATAIQTVGAKGHDGFAIAIVTGEA; via the coding sequence GTGAGGAATCTTGAACCCGCATGGGATGCGGTCGACCGGTACATCGCCGATCGCCTGATTCCGCCTGACCCGGTGCTCGATGCGGTCCTGCAGGCCAACGCGGCGGCAGGGCTGCCGCGGATCGACGTCACCCCGAATCTGGGCAAGCTCTTGCACCTGTTGGCGCGGATTCAGGGAGCGCGCCGCATCCTTGAGATCGGCACGTTGGGCGGGTACAGCACCATCTGGCTCGCCCGGGCCCTTCCCGCCGGCGGGCGCCTCGTCACGCTGGAGTCCAACCCCAAGCACGCGGAAGTTGCGCGCGCCAACATCGAGCGCGCGGGTCTGGCGGACGTCGTCGAGGTGCGCCTTGGACCGGCACTCACGACGTTGCCCCAGCTCGCGGCCGAGAAGGCCGGCCCGTTCGACATGATCTTCATCGACGCCGACAAGCCGAACTACCCGGAATACCTCGCCTGGTCGCTCAAGCTCTCGCGTCCCGGCAGCCTGATCGTCGCCGACAACGTCGTCCGTGGAGGAGCCGTGCTCGACGACGCTGCGGCGGATCCCAACGTCCAGGGCGCGCGCCGCTTCCACGACATGCTGGCCGCGGAACCCCGCGTGAGCGCCACGGCGATCCAGACGGTGGGCGCCAAGGGGCACGACGGCTTTGCGATCGCGATCGTGACCGGCGAGGCGTAG
- a CDS encoding APC family permease, whose translation MDLKRALSLRTVVSTSAGLTLATSTFIAAVQMAQFVAGDSAWIAVLVAGILALTAAASFAEMNGMYPSAAAIRVYLHRGFGERLSLVVSFLYIAVVVAVLGAEAFVLSKAIEFVVPGVPAIVWNVLLLVLVTAVNLRGVETAGLFQDIVTYGVTGSLIVLSVLALARPGVELATPFNPGSFTGLLNAAALGVFLFIGFEWVTPLSEEVTKTRLVPIGMAIAIGMLCLVYALVTVAMTSTVGKAALAGSPVPQMLFGRKLLGLGGAVWMLAVSLGASATTFNAGFTAGSRFLYAAAREAVLPKWFGRLNTRFVTPQNAIIALFLFTLASTVAVYWTRQYVLLVDLGAAMESIVYVLVAIAVIRLRKLEPDTPRPVRAPWVPWLPGFTAVAFAVLAAGALADDPWAPVVLAVGAAALAGYVTRVVPKLRAQAQAERAARAGRRRRPRAGEGASEES comes from the coding sequence GCGCGCCCTCAGCCTTCGCACCGTCGTCTCCACCAGCGCCGGGCTGACCCTGGCGACCTCCACGTTCATCGCGGCGGTGCAAATGGCGCAGTTCGTCGCCGGGGACTCGGCTTGGATCGCCGTTCTGGTGGCGGGGATCCTTGCGCTGACGGCGGCCGCGTCGTTCGCGGAGATGAACGGCATGTACCCGTCCGCCGCGGCGATCCGCGTGTACCTGCACCGGGGTTTCGGCGAGCGGCTGTCGCTCGTCGTCAGCTTTCTCTACATCGCTGTCGTCGTGGCGGTGCTGGGCGCGGAAGCGTTCGTCCTTTCGAAGGCCATCGAGTTCGTCGTGCCGGGCGTGCCGGCCATCGTGTGGAACGTCCTGCTGCTCGTGCTCGTGACCGCCGTGAACCTGCGGGGCGTGGAGACGGCGGGCCTGTTCCAGGACATCGTCACGTACGGCGTCACCGGCTCCCTGATCGTGCTGTCGGTCCTCGCGCTGGCGCGGCCGGGCGTGGAGCTCGCGACGCCCTTCAACCCCGGCAGCTTCACCGGGCTTCTGAACGCCGCGGCGCTCGGCGTGTTCCTTTTCATCGGTTTCGAGTGGGTGACGCCGCTGTCCGAGGAAGTGACGAAGACGCGGCTCGTCCCGATCGGGATGGCGATCGCCATCGGGATGCTGTGCCTCGTCTACGCACTCGTCACGGTGGCGATGACGAGCACCGTCGGCAAGGCGGCGCTGGCCGGATCTCCGGTTCCTCAGATGCTGTTCGGCCGCAAGCTTTTGGGGCTGGGGGGAGCCGTCTGGATGCTCGCCGTGTCGCTCGGCGCCTCGGCGACGACGTTCAACGCGGGCTTCACGGCGGGGTCGCGGTTCCTTTACGCGGCTGCCCGGGAGGCCGTCCTGCCCAAGTGGTTCGGCCGTCTGAACACCCGCTTCGTCACGCCGCAGAACGCGATCATCGCGCTGTTTCTCTTCACGCTCGCCTCGACGGTCGCCGTGTATTGGACGCGGCAGTACGTGCTGCTCGTCGACCTCGGCGCGGCGATGGAGAGCATCGTGTACGTGCTCGTGGCCATCGCCGTGATCCGGCTGCGCAAGCTTGAGCCGGACACGCCGCGTCCCGTGAGGGCGCCGTGGGTGCCGTGGCTGCCCGGCTTCACCGCCGTGGCGTTCGCCGTGCTGGCGGCCGGCGCGCTGGCGGACGATCCGTGGGCCCCCGTGGTGCTGGCCGTGGGCGCGGCCGCCCTCGCCGGGTACGTGACGCGCGTGGTGCCCAAGCTACGGGCGCAGGCGCAGGCGGAGCGCGCGGCCCGCGCGGGACGCCGGCGGCGCCCGCGAGCGGGGGAGGGTGCAAGTGAGGAATCTTGA